CATGGTGGCGCCCAGGCGCTTGTGCAGCTCGGCGAGTTGCACGCGCATCTCCACCCGCAGGGCAGCATCGAGGTTGGACAACGGCTCGTCGAAAAGGAATATCGCCGGCTCCTTCACCAGCGTGCGGCCAATGGCCACCCGCTGGCGCTGACCGCCAGAGAGGTCCTTCGGCCTGCGATCCAGCAGTTCGGTGAGATGCAGGATTTCGGCGGCGCGCTGCACCCGTTCGCGGATCTCCGCCTTTTTCCGCCGCGCGAGCTTGAGCCCGAACGCCATGTTCTCGGCCACGGTCATGTGCGGATACAGGGCGTAGGACTGGAATACCATGCCGATATCGCGCTCCTGGGGCGGATCATCATTGATGCGCCCGCCATCCAGGTACATGTCGCCGGTGGTGATGTCCTCAAGCCCCGCAATCATGCGCAGCAACGTCGACTTGCCGCAGCCCGATGGCCCGATGAAGACCACGAACTCGCCGTCCTGGATGTCGAGGTTGATATCCCTGGAGATCTGCACATCGCCGTAGTCCTTGCCGATGCCATCCAGCTTCAGATGACCCATTGCGTCTCCTCCTTCGAATCACCCGGGCACCGGGCAATGGCGATACCCCAGGGGGGCAGGACGACACGCCCCTCTTCCCAGCGGCCGTTCACCAGCGCGGGCGCCCCGGGGAGTCGCTCCGCCGCTTTCGGCGCGGGTAGTTCGCGCTGCTCATCGCTGAAGTTCAGTGCCACCAGAATGCGCTGTCCTGGATGGCTCTGGCTATGCCAGCGCTCGAGACACAGGACGTCATCACGCACCGGATGGTAGTGGACGTCACCCTTGACCAGCTCGGGCTGCTGGCGGCGGAACGCGAGGAACGCCCGATAGGCATTGAGCAGGGAATCGGGGTCCCGCTCCTGGCGACTGACGGCCCGCTCCAGGTGCTTTGCCGGCACCGGCAACCACGGCGGGGCATCGGAAAAGGCGCCGTGATCGTGATCCGCGTGCCAAGGGTGCGGCGTCCGGCAGCCGTCGCGGCCCTTGTAGGCCGGCCAGAAGGTGATCCCCGCCGGGTCCACCAGCTGATCAAAGCCCAGCTCCGCTTCAGTCAGGCCCAGCTCCTCGCCCTGATAGATGCATACGCTACCGCGCTGTGTCAGCAGGAATGCCATGTACAGGCGCAGTCTCTCCTCATTGCCCGCGGCGTTCCAGCGCGTCGCGAGCCGGGTGACATCGTGGTTGCCCAGCGCCCAGCATGGCCAGCCGTCGTTGATCCTGGCCTCCATGGTCCGGAGCACGCTGCACAGGTAGTGCGGATCGTTGCGCTCGTTCATGAAATCGAAGGAGTAACACATGTGCAACCGTTTGCCGCCCCGGGTGTACTCGGCCATGACGTCGAGGGAGCGGTCATCGCCCACTTCGCCGACGCTGGTCGTTCCCGGGTACTCGTCGAACAACGCCCGCAGCCGCTCCAGGAAGTGCAGATTCTCCGGCTGTGTCTTGTCGTGGAGGTGCTGCTGGAAGCCGTAGGGGTTGTCAGGCCGCACGCCGATGGCACCGTTGCGGACCTGCTCCGCCGGCGGGTTATCCCGCAGCTCGCCGTGGGTACAGAAGTTGATGGCGTCGAGCCGGAAGCCGTCCACACCGCGCTCAAGCCAGAACCGCACCTGCCCGAGAATCGCCTCGACCACCTCCGGGTTGCGGAAGTTGAGGTCCGGCTGCTCGATCAGGAAATTGTGCAGGTAATACTGGCAGCGGCGGGTGTCCCACTGCCAGGAGGAGCCGCCAAACACGGACTGCCAGTTGGTGGGCGGCGAGCCATCCGGTTTCGCGTCAGCCCAGACGTACCAGTCGGCCTTCGGGTTGGTGCGATCCTGCCGGCTTTCCTGGAACCAGGGATGCTGATCGGAGGTGTGGGAAAGCACCTGATCGATGGTCACCTTCAGACCCCGTGCATGGGCCTCCTCCACCAGCCGGTCGAAATCGTCCAGGGTGCCGAACATGGGGTCCACGTCGCAGTAGTCGGCCACGTCGTAGCCGAAATCCTTCATGGGCGAGGTGAAGAAGGGCGACAGCCAGATTGCCTCCACGTTCAGGGACGCGATGTAGTCCAGCCGGTCGATCACGCCCCGGAGATCACCGATGCCGTCGCCGTTGGCGTCCATGAAGCTGCGCGGGTAGATCTGGTAGATCACCGCGCCGCGCCACCAGTCGAGGCCCTGGTGGGCGTGGGGGGCGACCGCCACGGGGTTTGCTTGCGTCATAGCCGTAGTCCTTGTTGCTGAAAGCGGATCATCTGGAGCCTATGGTCCGCCCTTCCCCGGCCCGGGGAATCCTCCGGCGTCGAGGCGTGGAGGCGTAGCCGGGGGGATGAGAGACGCGGCCGCCCCGGGAGGGGGTCAGGGGGTAACACCCTCGACGCGACTAAGCAGATCGCCGGCGAAGGCGATGGCCTCTTCCCGGCAACTGATGTTCTGCTTCTGGTACAAGCTGCGGATGTGGGTCTTGATGGTGGTAGGCGCCACGGTAAGCTGCTCGGCAATCTGCTCGTTGGACAGCCCGGCGTAGATGAGCCCCAGGATCTGCCACTCCCGCCGGGTCAGCGGAGAGGTGCGGATCAGCTCGGGAACGTCCGGGCGGGCAACGATGTCGGCGATGATGTCCTCATCCAGCATCAGGCGCATGGCATGGCCGAACTCGTGCTGCCGGCCCGCCATCTCCAGCAACCGCTCGGCGCGGGCGCGGGTGAGGTCATCCGCATCCCATTCGGCGAGCACCCCGGCGAGCAGATCCCGCAACGATTGCCCCAGCCGCAGGAAGCTCCCCATAACCGTGGTGCGCCCCGCCTGGACCAGGGCCTGTGCGGTGTGACCCAGGGCCGTCTCGGTCTCTTCCCGGGCCCAGGCGAGTGCCGCCAGGGCGATCCGGTTGCGATTGGCGTCCGTCACAAGCCCGAGGCGGGCCGCCTCGCCCTCCAGCGCATTCAGCAGCGATTCGGCCTGCGCGTACTCGCCCAGCAACGTCAGCGCCCGCGCCCGGTTGCGCACGTTGCACTGGGCGAAGTGGTTGGTGGCCCGCTCCGGCTCGGCCGGTGGCGCTTCCTGCAGCCAGCGGGCAACGGCCTCCATATCGTTGGTGGATTCCCACCAGGTGAGCAGTGTGGCATGGGCGTTCGTCAACCAGTCGATGTGATAATCGCCTTCCGCCAGCCCCTTGCGGATGCGACGAATATGGTCCGCGCACTGGGTTTCATCACCACGGGCCTGGGCGACATTGGCCAGACAGGTATGACACTGAAGTGCCCATCGCTCGCCCTGGGCATCAAGCACTGCGATGCCCTGCAGGGCCGCGTGCTCGGCTTCGTCCAGGCGGTACCACTCCCACAGGAGCTGGCTGCGGATGCGGTACAGAAACTCGGCCATGGGGACGTGGTCCAGGCCGGTGGTTTCCATGTGGGCGAATGCGCGCTCCTGCACGTCGAAGGCGGCCTGCAGCCGCCCCTGCGCCACCAGCACCTCCGACTGCTGGCACAGGGTGTGGAGCTTGAGCTGGTCGTGGCCGATGCGCTCGGCCTCCCGCTCCACCTCGCGCACCCGCGCCAGCGACTCCTCCAGATGCCCCATGACGAACTGTGCCTCGCCCAGAATGGCCGCCGCGCGCATGGGGGTGGCCCACAGGTAGCGGGCCGGCAAGGTCAGCGCCTTCTCCGCGAGGGGCGCGGCGCGCGCGGCATCCCCCTGATTGATGGCGAGCTGGGCGCTCAGGGTGGCGAACTCTGCGGCGAACTCGGACCACTCGGGCTTATGCTGCTCCGCTTCGATCCAGTTGATGCAGCGTTCCGTTCGCGCAAACTCCTGCTGCGCATGGGTCACCCAGCCGAGGACCAGGGTCAACCGGGGTGACTCGCTGATGCGCGGCTCACCGAGCGCCTCGAGCGCGCGTTCGAGTAACGCGAAGTGGCCCTCGGCGATGAGCTCGGGGCCGCGCTGTTCGATCATGCCCGCCAATGCGTGCGGGTCATCGGCCTGTATCGCCTGCGCCAGCGCCATGGCGGTATCCCCCAGCGCCAGCCACGCCTCGCTGGCGCGGCGGTGCAGCTGCCGCTGGCTATCCAGGCTCAGCTCGTGGCGCCGGTGGTGGAGGTACTGGGAAAACAGGGTGTGGAAACGACACCACTGGCCGTGGGGATCGAGTCGGGTAATGAACAGTCCGGCCTGCTCGAGACGGTCCAGCCGCTGGGTGACACGATCCCCTTCCAGCAGCCGCGCGACCAGCTCCGGGGAGAAACGCTCCAGGACGCCCAGCTGCAGCAGGAGATGGCGGTCGTCGTCACCCAGGTTCCGCCTCAGCAGCTCGTCAAACCAGGCGACGAAGTCCGGGTGGGCGCCCCCGAGACGATCCACCAGCGTGTCGAAACCGGCGCGTGTCGTCGTGCGCTCCACGAGCCAGTTCAGTGCCATCACCCAGCCCTCTGTCCGGCGCAGCGCCCGATCCAGACTGACGCGGGTGGGCGGAAAACTGAGCTGCTCGGCGCAGAGGGTCTGGGCCTCCTCCAGGTCGAAGGCCAGGGCGTCCATGCCGATTTCCTCCAGCTCGCCCCGCAGCCGCAGGGCGGGCATACCCAGCTCGGGCAAAGTCCGCGAGATCACGGTCAGGGTCAGCCACGGCGGCTGGTGCCGAAGCCAGTAGCGCAGCCCTTCA
The Aquisalimonas asiatica genome window above contains:
- the malT gene encoding HTH-type transcriptional regulator MalT, which gives rise to MRIIEEKLTPPPLPPSVVARERLNAHFVLDERVRLQVVQAPSGYGKTTLLAERLTALEQPAVWLRLDARDDRPERFACYFQATLERLFRDHLGREPGALDLGLGFDDAVEEWLACLPDEAASCRLVIDEFEHLHDPVIIEGLRYWLRHQPPWLTLTVISRTLPELGMPALRLRGELEEIGMDALAFDLEEAQTLCAEQLSFPPTRVSLDRALRRTEGWVMALNWLVERTTTRAGFDTLVDRLGGAHPDFVAWFDELLRRNLGDDDRHLLLQLGVLERFSPELVARLLEGDRVTQRLDRLEQAGLFITRLDPHGQWCRFHTLFSQYLHHRRHELSLDSQRQLHRRASEAWLALGDTAMALAQAIQADDPHALAGMIEQRGPELIAEGHFALLERALEALGEPRISESPRLTLVLGWVTHAQQEFARTERCINWIEAEQHKPEWSEFAAEFATLSAQLAINQGDAARAAPLAEKALTLPARYLWATPMRAAAILGEAQFVMGHLEESLARVREVEREAERIGHDQLKLHTLCQQSEVLVAQGRLQAAFDVQERAFAHMETTGLDHVPMAEFLYRIRSQLLWEWYRLDEAEHAALQGIAVLDAQGERWALQCHTCLANVAQARGDETQCADHIRRIRKGLAEGDYHIDWLTNAHATLLTWWESTNDMEAVARWLQEAPPAEPERATNHFAQCNVRNRARALTLLGEYAQAESLLNALEGEAARLGLVTDANRNRIALAALAWAREETETALGHTAQALVQAGRTTVMGSFLRLGQSLRDLLAGVLAEWDADDLTRARAERLLEMAGRQHEFGHAMRLMLDEDIIADIVARPDVPELIRTSPLTRREWQILGLIYAGLSNEQIAEQLTVAPTTIKTHIRSLYQKQNISCREEAIAFAGDLLSRVEGVTP
- a CDS encoding alpha-amylase family glycosyl hydrolase, with translation MTQANPVAVAPHAHQGLDWWRGAVIYQIYPRSFMDANGDGIGDLRGVIDRLDYIASLNVEAIWLSPFFTSPMKDFGYDVADYCDVDPMFGTLDDFDRLVEEAHARGLKVTIDQVLSHTSDQHPWFQESRQDRTNPKADWYVWADAKPDGSPPTNWQSVFGGSSWQWDTRRCQYYLHNFLIEQPDLNFRNPEVVEAILGQVRFWLERGVDGFRLDAINFCTHGELRDNPPAEQVRNGAIGVRPDNPYGFQQHLHDKTQPENLHFLERLRALFDEYPGTTSVGEVGDDRSLDVMAEYTRGGKRLHMCYSFDFMNERNDPHYLCSVLRTMEARINDGWPCWALGNHDVTRLATRWNAAGNEERLRLYMAFLLTQRGSVCIYQGEELGLTEAELGFDQLVDPAGITFWPAYKGRDGCRTPHPWHADHDHGAFSDAPPWLPVPAKHLERAVSRQERDPDSLLNAYRAFLAFRRQQPELVKGDVHYHPVRDDVLCLERWHSQSHPGQRILVALNFSDEQRELPAPKAAERLPGAPALVNGRWEEGRVVLPPWGIAIARCPGDSKEETQWVI
- the ugpC gene encoding sn-glycerol-3-phosphate ABC transporter ATP-binding protein UgpC, encoding MGHLKLDGIGKDYGDVQISRDINLDIQDGEFVVFIGPSGCGKSTLLRMIAGLEDITTGDMYLDGGRINDDPPQERDIGMVFQSYALYPHMTVAENMAFGLKLARRKKAEIRERVQRAAEILHLTELLDRRPKDLSGGQRQRVAIGRTLVKEPAIFLFDEPLSNLDAALRVEMRVQLAELHKRLGATMIYVTHDQVEAMTLADRIVLLSGGRIAQVGSPLELYHFPEYLEVAQFIGSPRINTITVEVLDPGSQTTVVRLPGGDTLNVPADGSGLTRGDSATLGIRAEDFVAGDQAEVALRARMMVTEKLGYETLGHMQAEGVDGTMTQRLDGLSQVREHDDVALGLRGEHCHLFGPDGVACRRRVAIPGVPQ